In Acetonema longum DSM 6540, one genomic interval encodes:
- a CDS encoding alkaline phosphatase encodes MDLFSNLLLSRLWSKVFAKSLAVTLIVSLLSSGLVIAAPSASPITVLPIDNAKFALGQKFDFLIEVKGAASSAMTVTVNGQAADQYFGKPAVAKLDGTLGTYRVNDVAFTKAGKIEVTVQAATQDGAKTRTVRYDVVDTAKKRAKNVILFIGDGMSLQARQMARILSQGLTEGKYNGLLEMEKMSNLALITTSGYDSLVTDSANAASAYATGHKSVVNAMGVYADSTKDPFDDPKVENIIEIVKRTRGMATGLVSTANITDATPAAMVAHTRRRAEQNFIAENMLSAEHRPDVILGGGSRHFLPKSVPGSKRTDNKNLIEEFKKQGYVFSGTKSDLLDTPSNATKLLGLYQLDNMNVYIDREMLKNPKVLGGFNDQPNLMQMTKKAIDVLSKNPNGFFLMVEGASIDKQLHAVDWQRATYDTIEMDKAIGIAKEFAKKNNDTLIIVVADHAHGASITGTYHELDGKSGREAVRTYADSILPTYEDKDQDGFPDDPNPSVTLAVHFANHPDYNENYQFKEVPTVPAIMANGKAVANPQVKGEFRPGNIPASDSSEVHSADDIPLTADGPGADHFNGIMDNTEVFFGIVKALGIDGKRNLK; translated from the coding sequence ATGGATTTGTTCAGCAACCTCTTACTTTCTCGATTGTGGTCCAAAGTTTTTGCGAAATCTCTGGCAGTTACCCTGATTGTTTCACTCTTAAGCAGCGGCTTGGTTATTGCTGCCCCGTCTGCCAGCCCTATTACTGTACTGCCCATTGACAATGCCAAATTTGCCCTGGGGCAGAAATTTGATTTTTTGATTGAAGTAAAAGGCGCCGCCAGTTCCGCTATGACTGTAACCGTCAATGGACAGGCCGCCGACCAATACTTTGGCAAACCGGCTGTTGCCAAACTGGACGGGACGCTGGGAACCTACCGGGTGAATGACGTAGCTTTCACCAAGGCCGGCAAGATCGAAGTCACGGTGCAAGCCGCCACTCAGGACGGAGCTAAGACCCGAACCGTCCGTTACGACGTAGTTGACACTGCCAAAAAACGCGCTAAAAACGTTATCCTGTTTATAGGAGACGGCATGAGCCTCCAGGCCCGGCAAATGGCCCGGATTCTTTCCCAGGGCCTGACCGAAGGGAAATATAACGGCCTCCTGGAAATGGAAAAAATGTCCAACCTGGCCCTCATCACCACTTCCGGCTATGATTCCCTGGTCACTGATTCGGCCAACGCCGCCTCCGCTTACGCTACCGGGCATAAATCCGTGGTTAATGCTATGGGCGTCTATGCCGACAGCACCAAAGATCCCTTTGACGATCCCAAGGTCGAGAACATCATCGAAATTGTGAAGCGTACCCGCGGCATGGCTACAGGCTTAGTCAGCACCGCTAACATTACTGACGCCACGCCGGCCGCTATGGTGGCTCATACCCGCCGCCGGGCCGAGCAGAACTTTATTGCCGAGAATATGCTGAGCGCGGAGCACCGGCCTGACGTAATCCTGGGCGGCGGTTCCCGCCACTTTCTCCCCAAGTCCGTACCCGGCTCCAAACGCACTGACAACAAGAATCTCATTGAGGAATTCAAAAAGCAGGGATATGTTTTCTCCGGCACCAAATCCGATTTGTTGGATACCCCGTCTAACGCCACCAAACTCCTGGGACTGTATCAGCTGGACAACATGAATGTCTACATTGACCGGGAGATGCTGAAGAACCCCAAGGTCCTGGGCGGCTTCAATGATCAGCCCAACCTGATGCAAATGACCAAAAAAGCCATCGACGTTTTAAGCAAAAACCCTAACGGGTTTTTCCTGATGGTGGAAGGCGCCAGCATTGACAAGCAACTGCATGCGGTTGACTGGCAGAGAGCCACCTATGACACCATCGAAATGGATAAAGCCATTGGCATTGCCAAAGAATTTGCCAAGAAAAATAATGATACCCTGATCATTGTAGTGGCTGACCACGCTCACGGCGCCAGCATCACCGGCACCTATCACGAGCTGGACGGCAAAAGCGGCCGGGAAGCTGTCCGCACCTATGCGGATTCGATCCTGCCCACCTATGAAGACAAAGATCAGGACGGATTCCCCGATGACCCTAACCCCAGCGTAACCTTGGCTGTTCATTTCGCCAACCATCCCGACTACAATGAAAACTATCAGTTTAAGGAAGTGCCCACAGTACCGGCCATCATGGCTAACGGCAAGGCTGTCGCCAATCCACAGGTGAAAGGCGAATTCCGTCCCGGCAACATCCCCGCTTCCGACTCCTCCGAAGTTCATTCGGCAGATGATATACCCTTGACTGCCGATGGTCCCGGCGCCGATCATTTTAACGGCATTATGGACAACACTGAAGTATTCTTCGGCATTGTGAAAGCCCTGGGTATAGACGGCAAGCGCAATCTGAAATAA